A section of the Diabrotica virgifera virgifera chromosome 8, PGI_DIABVI_V3a genome encodes:
- the LOC114337487 gene encoding protein prenyltransferase alpha subunit repeat-containing protein 1, translated as MTESGAMSNRILFMLESIFKNNKHLQEFAIIPTEGNSTNTSPLHYRYNNIGLESWCIKHLFQHACSVLFKKRCLLSKRKVLYEEMEELNKYLIGALLINPDIGTFWNMKRELVEQEVLDEKDELYFCKIVLTNKPKSNESFAYRRWLLKRLIKNVLTTYSKEEAISFLQEEFTTIDIASGKAPNNYHSWNHRIWCMENIASKYFNFGRITYSELVYSGNWISTHVSEHAGYHYRQYLIKLVKKHKELKVMDSFFQFVIQNHANTIGEREYGNLLTYLMGNRHKPLLVEKTSSYVNLICILLHDLHLVGRLNETYPEHEALFTHRRFIMYHLLKVQCDYLGVEFRMKINQDKEFNIVDGKNITNLDTAANIHTDVEPNRLPNMFSVTMSKAERSNLYEILFNSERNFASHNGSVFQLAKYKKWLTNVVGFE; from the exons ATGACGGAAAGTGGTGCTATGTCTAATAGAATTTTATTCATGCTTGaatcaatttttaaaaataataagcaCCT ACAAGAGTTTGCAATAATTCCTACTGAAGGAAATTCAACAAATACATCTCCTCTTCACTATAGATACAACAATATAGGATTAGAATCTTGGTGCATAAAGCATTTATTCCAGCATGCCTGTtcagtattatttaaaaaaagatgtttatTATCAAAAAGAAAGGTCCTTTATGAGGAAATGGAGGaactaaataaatatttaataggAGCTCTCCTCATAAATCCAGATATTGGTACATTTTGGAACATGAAGAGAGAATTGGTAGAGCAAGAAGTTCTTGATGAGAAGGATGAGTTGTACTTCTG taaaattgttttGACCAACAAACCAAAATCAAACGAGTCATTCGCATATAGAAGATGGCTGTTGAAAAGATTGATCAAAAATGTATTAACAACATATAGTAAAGAAGAAGCTATATCATTTTTACAAGAGGAATTTACTACAATTGATATTGCTTCTGGAAAAGCTCCCAATAACTACCACAGTTGGAATCATAGAATATG GTGCATGGAAAACATTGCTTCGAAATACTTCAACTTCGGTAGAATAACTTACTCCGAATTAGTATACAGTGGGAACTGGATCAGCACTCATGTTTCCGAACATGCAGGATACCATTATCGTCAATACCtcataaaattagtaaaaaaacaTAAGGAACTCAAAGTAATGGACTCATTTTTTCAGTTTGTCATACAAAATCACGCAAACACAATTGGTGAACGTGAATATGGTAACCTCCTTACGTATCTCATGGGAAACCGCCATAAGCCCCTTTTGGTGGAAAAAACCTCATCTTACGTGAATCTTATCTGTATACTTCTTCATGATCTTCATCTTGTTGGTAGATTAAATGAAACATACCCTGAACACGAAGCCCTCTTTACCCATAGGAGATTTATTATGTATCATCTTCTTAAGGTGCAGTGTGATTATCTCGGAGTTGAATTTAGAATGAAAATAAACCAGGACAAAGAATTTAACATTGTCGATGGAAAAAACATTACCAATTTGGATACTGCAGCCAATATTCACACGGATGTCGAACCTAATAGATTGCCAAATATGTTTAGTGTTACGATGAGCAAAGCAGAACGATCCAATCTGTATGAAATCCTTTTTAACAGCGAGAGGAATTTTGCTTCTCATAATGGCAGTGTTTTCCAGCTGGCCAAGTATAAAAAGTGGTTGACTAATGTGGTAGGATTTGAGTGA